One genomic window of Candidatus Alcyoniella australis includes the following:
- a CDS encoding peptidylprolyl isomerase encodes MHSIKSIVVIAAVALLAAMAGCEQPQPVVEHSGAVLVNYSGGAVYESDMQRTLDTLPDQVRRGLESNPERQGELLEMLVMRDMAAKEAEANGWLSDPELAQMIEDGRRQVLYNYWIKKEIELDEVTPEMLEAFYQENIDKFRVGEQREVQVIGTADEASINKAFQRLNNGDEFGTVAREMSNSPTAQEGGSMGSVEKGDLVKELDEVVFSTDAGQISKPAKTQFGWYIIKVVATTPPSERPLEQVKDQIEPHAKSWAEQKRYMERTEQLKTKYAVEVVTAEPAAEPATEPVEASDAQ; translated from the coding sequence ATGCATTCGATAAAATCGATTGTGGTAATCGCCGCCGTCGCGCTGTTGGCCGCCATGGCCGGCTGCGAACAGCCACAGCCCGTTGTCGAGCACAGCGGCGCGGTTCTCGTAAACTATTCCGGCGGCGCGGTGTACGAGTCGGACATGCAGCGCACGCTGGATACCCTGCCCGACCAGGTGCGTCGCGGCCTCGAGAGCAACCCGGAACGCCAGGGCGAGCTGCTCGAGATGCTGGTTATGCGCGACATGGCAGCCAAAGAGGCCGAGGCCAACGGCTGGCTCAGCGATCCGGAACTGGCGCAGATGATCGAGGACGGCCGCAGGCAGGTGCTCTACAACTACTGGATCAAGAAAGAGATCGAGCTCGACGAGGTCACTCCCGAGATGCTCGAGGCCTTTTACCAGGAGAACATCGATAAATTCCGCGTAGGCGAGCAGCGCGAGGTGCAAGTCATCGGCACTGCCGACGAGGCCTCGATCAACAAAGCCTTCCAGCGGCTGAACAACGGCGATGAGTTCGGCACTGTGGCCCGCGAGATGAGCAACTCCCCCACGGCCCAGGAAGGCGGATCCATGGGAAGCGTCGAGAAGGGCGACCTGGTCAAGGAGCTTGACGAGGTCGTGTTCAGCACCGACGCGGGACAGATTTCCAAGCCGGCGAAAACGCAGTTCGGCTGGTACATCATCAAGGTGGTCGCCACCACTCCGCCCTCCGAGCGTCCGTTGGAGCAGGTCAAGGATCAGATCGAGCCCCATGCCAAGAGCTGGGCGGAACAGAAGCGCTACATGGAGCGCACAGAGCAGCTCAAGACCAAGTACGCTGTTGAGGTCGTCACTGCGGAACCAGCCGCGGAGCCGGCAACAGAACCAGTTGAGGCATCAGACGCACAATAG
- a CDS encoding S8 family serine peptidase, which translates to MFRNPLLVIALVLALALPAIADQGKYSIELRSGSFTPAPGFDLSLGRTLHKGGAVHALVQLNQIPSLAIRNALAQRGIELLDYASGNAYFAAIRTDLQISAETFPELRWIGPLSAEDKLAPRLAQGTFERFAMESADQLWVHVSFFADVPAQRGRELLLELGAEPIAYTHSLNLWTAALSTQMLWLIADVDEVQWVEQVSPGFTELNDSNRACIGAEDVWAAPYGFTGDGVHVFVFDGDTVYGNHPDLAGRVTEGEATSGSQGHPTHVAGTIGGNGTGNATYKGMAPDVTYFSLEFDWTAPIFYNNPADTESSYDEAINNQGVEVSNNSIGSNVTFNGYDCAWEGDYESSAALIDAIVGGSLGSKFPIVWAAGNERSGYRCSTTYESVPPPAVNKNAIVVGAINSDNKTMTNFSSWGPVDDGRLRPDVVAPGCQASGDNKVTSTYPSSGYTGMCGTSMAAPTTTGLVALMIQAYTETFPSKGAMWPSTIKAILVNTAEDLGNTGPDYKYGWGLIQAVPAVAMTTAGTYVEDSVETGAVKRYPVEIGDVETIRFSLAWDDAPGTPNTTPNLVNDLDLTIEGPGGFILYPWLLNPSNPDDVGTFGTDTINNVEQLYLQDPPEGVYILTVTGTTVPEGPQDFSLAGPGIGLLGCDADGDGFEAEYCDGEDCDDNDDTVYPGAEELCDEIDNDCDGEVDEGCGDDDDDDDDDDDDDDDAADDDDDDDDASSCCGK; encoded by the coding sequence CGGTTCGTTCACTCCCGCCCCCGGATTCGATTTGAGTCTGGGCCGCACCCTGCATAAGGGCGGCGCAGTGCACGCCTTGGTGCAGCTCAACCAGATCCCGAGTCTTGCAATACGCAACGCGCTGGCCCAGCGCGGCATTGAGCTGCTGGACTACGCCTCGGGCAACGCTTATTTCGCGGCGATCCGTACCGATCTGCAGATCAGCGCCGAGACGTTCCCCGAGCTGCGCTGGATTGGCCCGCTGTCGGCCGAGGACAAGCTTGCCCCGCGCCTGGCCCAGGGCACGTTCGAGCGTTTCGCCATGGAGAGCGCGGACCAGCTGTGGGTCCACGTCAGCTTCTTTGCCGACGTCCCGGCCCAGCGCGGCCGCGAGCTGCTGCTCGAGCTGGGCGCCGAGCCGATCGCCTACACCCATTCGCTCAATCTTTGGACCGCGGCGCTTTCCACGCAGATGCTGTGGCTGATCGCCGACGTGGACGAGGTGCAGTGGGTCGAGCAGGTATCGCCGGGCTTCACCGAGCTCAACGATTCCAACCGCGCCTGCATCGGCGCCGAGGACGTCTGGGCCGCGCCCTACGGCTTCACGGGCGACGGCGTGCACGTGTTCGTGTTCGACGGCGACACGGTCTACGGTAACCATCCGGACCTGGCCGGACGCGTCACCGAGGGCGAGGCCACCAGCGGCTCTCAGGGACATCCGACGCACGTGGCCGGCACCATCGGCGGCAACGGCACGGGTAACGCCACGTACAAGGGCATGGCCCCGGACGTGACCTATTTCAGCCTGGAGTTCGACTGGACCGCACCGATCTTCTACAACAACCCGGCCGACACCGAGAGCTCGTACGACGAGGCGATCAACAACCAGGGCGTCGAGGTGAGCAACAACTCGATCGGCTCCAACGTCACCTTCAACGGTTACGACTGCGCCTGGGAAGGCGATTACGAGAGCTCTGCGGCGCTGATCGACGCGATCGTCGGCGGTTCACTGGGCTCGAAATTCCCGATCGTCTGGGCCGCGGGCAACGAGCGCAGCGGCTACCGTTGCTCCACGACCTACGAGAGCGTGCCGCCGCCGGCGGTCAACAAGAACGCCATCGTGGTCGGCGCGATCAACTCCGACAACAAGACCATGACCAACTTCAGCAGCTGGGGCCCGGTGGACGACGGCCGCCTGCGACCCGACGTGGTCGCCCCGGGCTGCCAGGCGTCGGGCGACAATAAAGTCACCAGCACCTACCCCTCCAGCGGCTACACCGGGATGTGCGGCACGAGCATGGCCGCGCCCACGACCACCGGCCTGGTGGCGCTGATGATTCAGGCCTATACCGAGACCTTCCCGAGCAAGGGCGCAATGTGGCCCTCGACGATCAAGGCGATTTTGGTCAACACCGCCGAGGACCTGGGCAACACCGGCCCGGACTACAAGTACGGCTGGGGCCTGATCCAGGCTGTGCCCGCGGTCGCGATGACCACCGCGGGAACCTATGTCGAGGACAGCGTCGAGACCGGCGCGGTCAAGCGCTATCCGGTGGAGATCGGCGACGTTGAGACCATCCGCTTCAGCTTGGCCTGGGACGATGCGCCGGGCACGCCGAACACCACGCCCAACCTGGTCAACGATCTCGACCTGACGATCGAGGGCCCGGGAGGGTTCATCCTCTACCCGTGGCTGCTCAATCCCTCGAATCCCGACGACGTTGGAACCTTTGGCACGGACACCATCAACAATGTCGAGCAGCTCTACCTGCAAGACCCGCCCGAGGGGGTCTATATCCTGACCGTCACCGGCACGACCGTTCCCGAGGGCCCGCAGGACTTCAGCCTGGCCGGCCCGGGCATCGGCCTGCTGGGTTGCGACGCGGACGGAGACGGCTTTGAGGCCGAGTATTGCGACGGCGAGGACTGCGACGACAACGACGACACTGTCTACCCCGGCGCCGAAGAGCTTTGCGACGAGATTGACAACGACTGCGACGGCGAGGTCGACGAGGGCTGCGGCGACGATGACGACGATGATGATGACGATGACGACGATGACGACGATGCAGCCGACGACGACGATGACGACGACGACGCATCGAGCTGCTGCGGAAAATAG